In one window of Candidatus Kinetoplastibacterium blastocrithidii (ex Strigomonas culicis) DNA:
- the ispG gene encoding flavodoxin-dependent (E)-4-hydroxy-3-methylbut-2-enyl-diphosphate synthase gives MSMTDPKEYYYLNRRKTNAVEVSWNDNNVTIGGGYPIVIQSMTNTGTTNYIDTSLQIKELFLSGAELVRITVNSSEAARSVIDIRNQLDKNGIYVPLVGDFHYNGHKLLSDFPDCAQALSKYRINPGNVGSGHYKDNNFNNIIEIACRYDKPVRIGVNWGSIDKDLLSLKLNENNHLKENQLDYKSVMLDTLIESALNSASHAEELGLGSNKIVISCKVSQVRELIYVYNALSDACNYPLHLGLTEAGLGDKGIVSSTSALSILLNQGIGDTIRVSITPEGNNSRSREVLIAKEILQSLGIRFYSPSVISCPGCGRTNSDFFQKLASDIDIFIKDNMLIWKDLYPGVEKMNVAVMGCVVNGPGESKNADIGISLPGNGELPIAPVFVDGERVTTLKGDSILSEFKTIISNYVAARYGRFSL, from the coding sequence ATGTCCATGACAGATCCTAAAGAATACTATTATTTAAATCGTAGAAAAACTAATGCTGTTGAAGTATCTTGGAATGACAATAATGTGACAATAGGAGGTGGTTATCCTATTGTCATACAGTCTATGACTAACACTGGCACTACTAATTATATTGATACTTCTTTGCAAATTAAAGAATTGTTTTTATCTGGAGCAGAGCTTGTTCGCATAACTGTTAATTCATCAGAGGCGGCTAGGTCTGTTATAGATATTAGAAATCAGTTAGATAAGAATGGAATTTATGTTCCTCTAGTTGGGGATTTCCATTACAATGGGCATAAGTTGTTATCTGATTTCCCTGATTGCGCCCAAGCATTATCAAAGTATAGAATAAATCCTGGAAATGTTGGTTCTGGACATTACAAAGATAACAATTTTAATAATATCATAGAAATAGCGTGCAGGTACGATAAACCAGTTCGAATTGGTGTAAATTGGGGAAGTATAGACAAGGATTTACTATCGTTAAAACTAAATGAGAATAATCATCTTAAAGAAAATCAGCTTGACTATAAATCAGTAATGTTAGACACATTGATAGAATCTGCATTGAATAGTGCTAGTCATGCAGAGGAGCTTGGTCTTGGCAGTAATAAAATAGTGATATCTTGTAAAGTAAGTCAGGTTAGAGAGTTGATTTACGTATATAATGCTCTTTCAGATGCTTGTAATTATCCACTACATTTGGGACTTACAGAAGCTGGATTAGGAGATAAAGGTATAGTTTCATCTACATCAGCATTATCTATATTGTTAAATCAAGGAATAGGGGATACCATACGTGTATCGATAACACCGGAAGGCAATAATTCTAGGTCAAGAGAAGTTTTAATAGCTAAAGAAATTCTTCAATCTTTGGGAATTAGGTTTTATTCTCCTTCCGTTATTTCTTGTCCAGGTTGCGGCAGAACAAACAGTGATTTTTTTCAAAAATTAGCTAGTGATATAGATATATTTATAAAAGATAATATGTTGATTTGGAAGGATTTATACCCAGGAGTTGAAAAAATGAATGTGGCCGTTATGGGTTGCGTAGTTAACGGACCCGGGGAAAGTAAAAATGCTGATATTGGGATAAGCTTACCTGGTAATGGAGAGCTTCCTATTGCGCCAGTATTTGTAGATGGCGAGCGAGTTACTACTCTAAAGGGTGATAGTATATTATCGGAATTTAAAACCATAATATCTAACTATGTTGCTGCTCGATACGGTAGGTTTTCTTTATAA